From a single Pseudoliparis swirei isolate HS2019 ecotype Mariana Trench chromosome 12, NWPU_hadal_v1, whole genome shotgun sequence genomic region:
- the LOC130202368 gene encoding epoxide hydrolase 1-like, which yields MFAEVLVAVAIGGLILFLVRRSPTQVLKTEDGWWGAGEPPGGGEDVTIRPFRVATSDEELEDLYRRMDQTRPVPSLEDSQFNYGFNSRSLEKVVSYWRHDFDWRRQVDKLNRYPHFKTSIEGIDVHYLHVKPEKVPEGSAAIPLVMVHGWPGSFYEFYGLIPLLTEPEDPQDLVFEVVCPSIPGYGFSEAPHKKGFDSICAARIFHKLMKRLGFQKFYAHGGDWGWLVTTNMAQLAPGIVKGLHVNFAPPSKPGLRVALSIMLGRRFPKMFGFTDTDVQRLFPCTEKLVVESIKESGYMHIQATKPDTVGRGLNDSPVGLAAYILEKFSTWTCRDFRNLEDGGLTRKFSLDDLLTNVMIYWVSGCIVPSMRFYKENFSKGLNQPHSKMPVYVPTGFACFPDELMHTPKLWVEQKYRKLVTFTHMARGGHFAAMEEPRLMAEDIQNFTKTVENKKKK from the exons ATGTTCGCGGAGGTGCTGGTCGCCGTGGCGATCGGGGGGCTGATCCTCTTCCTGGTTCGGAGGAGCCCGACCCAGGTGCTGAAGACGGAGGATGGCTGGTGGGGGGCCGGCGAGCCCCCCGGCGGCGGGGAGGACGTCACCATCCGGCCCTTTCGAGTCGCCACCAGCGacgaggagctggag gaCCTGTACAGGCGGATGGACCAGACGCGCCCCGTCCCCTCCCTGGAGGACAGCCAGTTTAACTATGGCTTCAACTCCCGGTCCCTGGAGAAGGTGGTCTCCTACTGGAGACACGACTTCGACTGGAGGAGGCAAGTCGACAAGCTCAACCGGTACCCCCACTTCAAAACCAGCATCGAAG GCATCGACGTCCATTACCTGCACGTGAAGCCCGAGAAGGTGCCAGAGGGATCTGCCGCCATTCCTCTGGTGATGGTCCACGGCTGGCCCGGCTCCTTCTACGAGTTCTATGGACTCATCCCTCTGCTGACGGAACCGGAGGACCCACAGGACCTCGTGTTTGAGGTGGTGTGTCCCTCCATACCGGGGTACGGCTTTTCAGAAGCGCCGCATAAGAAAG gtTTTGATTCGATTTGTGCGGCACGCATCTTCCACAAACTGATGAAGCGCCTGGGCTTCCAGAAGTTCTACGCTCACGGAGGAGACTGGGGCTGGCTGGTCACGACCAACATGGCTCAGCTGGCGCCGGG GATCGTCAAAGGCTTGCATGTGAACTTTGCCCCGCCCTCCAAACCGGGCCTGCGCGTGGCCTTATCCATCATGCTCGGCCGTCGGTTCCCCAAGATGTTCGGCTTCACCGACACGGACGTTCAGCGCCTCTTTCCCTGCACGGAGAAACTGGTGGTGGAGTCCATCAAGGAGTCCGGCTACATGCACATCCAGGCCACCAAGCCCGACACCGTGG GCCGAGGACTGAACGACTCCCCGGTGGGTCTGGCTGCCTACATTCTGGAGAAGTTCTCGACGTGGACCTGCCGCGACTTCAGGAACCTGGAGGACGGAGGACTCACCAG GAAGTTCTCCCTGGATGACCTGCTGACCAACGTGATGATCTACTGGGTCTCTGGCTGCATCGTCCCCTCCATGAGGTTCTACAAGGAGAACTTTAGCAAAGGCCTCAACCAGCCTCACTCTAA GATGCCCGTGTACGTCCCCACCGGCTTCGCCTGCTTCCCCGACGAGCTGATGCACACTCCCAAACTCTGGGTGGAGCAGAAGTACCGCAAGCTCGTGACTTTCACGCACATGGCCCGCGGCGGCCATTTTGCAGCCATGGAGGAGCCCCGGCTGATGGCCGAGGACATTCAGAACTTCACGAAGACGgtggagaacaagaagaagaagtag